Proteins encoded together in one Mastacembelus armatus chromosome 15, fMasArm1.2, whole genome shotgun sequence window:
- the LOC113131881 gene encoding RING finger protein 122-like isoform X1, giving the protein MFCDLGLQNSHPYCKMTSEELFHLPLNIYIIILGIGLFILMLSLTFCCYLFRLRRQGAREQYGYNEQVVLKGAGKKLSLLGQTCAVCLEEFRSRDELGVCPCSHAFHKKCLLKWLEIRSVCPMCNKPVCRLQPDPPQAPEQP; this is encoded by the exons ATGTTTTGTGACCTTGGATTGCAAAATTCCCACCCTTACTGCAAAATGACATCTGAAGAGCTCTTCCACTTGCCGCTCAACATCTACATCATTATCCTGGGAATTGGCCTCTTCATCCTCATGCTGAGCCTCACTTTCTGCTGCTATCTGTTCAG ACTGAGACGTCAAGGTGCACGGGAACAGTATGGCTACAATGAG CAGGTTGTTTTGAAAGGAGCGGGGAAGAAACTGAGTCTTCTTGGT CAaacatgtgctgtgtgtttagAAGAGTTTCGCAGCAGGGATGAGCTTGGAGTGTGTCCATGTTCCCATGCTTTTCACAAGAA GTGTCTGCTAAAATGGTTAGAGATTCGCAGTGTCTGCCCCATGTGCAACAAACCCGTTTGCCGCCTCCAGCCTGATCCCCCACAAGCACCTGAACAACCATAG
- the LOC113131881 gene encoding RING finger protein 122-like isoform X2 — MFCDLGLQNSHPYCKMTSEELFHLPLNIYIIILGIGLFILMLSLTFCCYLFRLRRQGAREQYGYNEVVLKGAGKKLSLLGQTCAVCLEEFRSRDELGVCPCSHAFHKKCLLKWLEIRSVCPMCNKPVCRLQPDPPQAPEQP; from the exons ATGTTTTGTGACCTTGGATTGCAAAATTCCCACCCTTACTGCAAAATGACATCTGAAGAGCTCTTCCACTTGCCGCTCAACATCTACATCATTATCCTGGGAATTGGCCTCTTCATCCTCATGCTGAGCCTCACTTTCTGCTGCTATCTGTTCAG ACTGAGACGTCAAGGTGCACGGGAACAGTATGGCTACAATGAG GTTGTTTTGAAAGGAGCGGGGAAGAAACTGAGTCTTCTTGGT CAaacatgtgctgtgtgtttagAAGAGTTTCGCAGCAGGGATGAGCTTGGAGTGTGTCCATGTTCCCATGCTTTTCACAAGAA GTGTCTGCTAAAATGGTTAGAGATTCGCAGTGTCTGCCCCATGTGCAACAAACCCGTTTGCCGCCTCCAGCCTGATCCCCCACAAGCACCTGAACAACCATAG